One segment of Elusimicrobiota bacterium DNA contains the following:
- a CDS encoding M20 family metallopeptidase, producing the protein MKKDFLKKLIIIRRTIHKYPELGNTEYKTAAFIEKILKSFGIKTKRLAKTGVVGILEGRKNSKNSKVLAIRADIDALPIQEKTGKPYSSKRKGIMHACGHDANTTMVLGAAMLLSKQRKNISGKVKFIFQPNEEASGGAKTMIRTGVLKNPAPGIIVGIHVNPWLKTGILGLKTGLMMAAVDKFTIEILGEGGHGAYPNLAKDSVVVASEIVLALQSIVSREIDPLEPKVLTIGSIKGGERFNIIADKVSLVGTVRTLNSRTRKEMRKKIVRRVKGITLAYGVKFRIIYEELGNSLSNSASALKICQRAGEKVLGKRNIVFLDRPSMGGEDFAEYLSKIPGCFIYIGSKTKKSYPWHHEHFDIDEKALEKGSLVLSEIAKTYLSK; encoded by the coding sequence ATGAAAAAAGATTTTTTAAAAAAATTGATCATTATTAGAAGAACGATACATAAATATCCGGAACTCGGCAATACTGAGTATAAAACTGCGGCGTTTATTGAAAAAATACTCAAAAGTTTCGGTATAAAAACCAAAAGACTTGCCAAAACAGGCGTAGTCGGTATTTTAGAGGGAAGAAAAAACTCAAAAAATAGTAAAGTTTTAGCGATAAGAGCTGACATAGATGCTCTTCCCATACAAGAAAAAACAGGAAAACCGTACTCTTCAAAAAGAAAAGGTATTATGCATGCTTGCGGCCATGACGCGAATACTACTATGGTTTTAGGCGCAGCCATGCTTCTTTCAAAACAAAGAAAAAATATATCGGGAAAAGTGAAGTTTATTTTTCAGCCAAATGAGGAAGCTTCAGGCGGTGCCAAAACGATGATCAGAACCGGAGTTTTAAAAAATCCTGCTCCCGGTATTATCGTAGGTATTCACGTGAATCCTTGGCTTAAAACCGGTATTTTGGGATTGAAAACTGGTCTGATGATGGCAGCTGTTGATAAATTTACTATTGAGATTTTGGGCGAAGGCGGCCACGGCGCTTATCCAAACCTTGCAAAAGATTCCGTTGTAGTTGCGTCTGAAATAGTACTTGCGCTGCAATCTATCGTTTCCAGAGAAATAGATCCTCTTGAGCCAAAAGTGCTGACTATAGGTTCAATAAAAGGAGGAGAACGCTTTAATATAATTGCTGATAAAGTGAGTTTGGTGGGAACGGTTAGAACTTTGAACAGCCGGACAAGAAAAGAAATGCGTAAAAAAATTGTGAGAAGAGTAAAAGGTATAACTTTGGCATACGGAGTGAAATTTAGGATAATATACGAAGAGCTTGGAAACTCGCTTTCAAATTCAGCCTCAGCTTTGAAAATATGCCAAAGAGCCGGCGAAAAAGTTCTAGGAAAACGAAATATTGTTTTTCTTGATAGACCTTCCATGGGAGGAGAAGATTTTGCGGAATATCTTTCTAAAATACCGGGTTGTTTTATATATATCGGCTCAAAAACAAAAAAATCTTATCCCTGGCATCACGAGCATTTCGATATAGATGAAAAAGCTCTTGAAAAAGGATCTCTTGTTTTATCTGAAATTGCTAAAACCTACCTGAGTAAATAA